One window of Channa argus isolate prfri chromosome 4, Channa argus male v1.0, whole genome shotgun sequence genomic DNA carries:
- the s100b gene encoding protein S100-B has product MTMTDLETSMATIIAVFQKYSEREGDKHKLKKNELKDLLHDELPDLMAHVKDQAALDSLMESLDTDGDAECDFQEFMTFIAMVTICCHEFFEHEDE; this is encoded by the exons ATGACAATGACTGACCTGGAGACCTCGATGGCGACCATCATCGCCGTTTTTCAGAAGTattcagagagagaaggagacaaacacaaactgaagaaGAACGAGCTGAAGGATCTGCTTCATGACGAGCTGCCGGATCTGATGGCG CATGTCAAAGACCAGGCCGCCCTGGACAGCCTGATGGAAAGCCTGGACACTGACGGCGACGCCGAGTGCGACTTCCAGGAGTTCATGACATTCATCGCCATGGTTACCATCTGTTGCCACGAGTTTTTCGAGCACGAGGACGAGTGA